One Myripristis murdjan chromosome 17, fMyrMur1.1, whole genome shotgun sequence DNA segment encodes these proteins:
- the c17h5orf22 gene encoding UPF0489 protein C5orf22 homolog, with protein sequence MLCLLRQSGDGGGVLSAACGSDRVTGNMSGVPVKRLYPELPVWIVEDHHDVVCHIYRAIASKHLPLHDIKMVHLDSHPDLLIPVNMSADTVFDKDALLSALSIENWIMPMVYAGHVSGVAWLHPYWAQQIKEGEHSMTVGRDSSTTTIRVTSTDDYFLSDGLYVPEEQLENSKPLRLSVVKVNPVKPSHRVRTEEDTEEDRRQCGGKKPRTECQGTEKVQSDSSDTLQPAEGSKGDKTAKEEHASKGAGWEDDDDDDDDDDEDDEEGSANYAVKRIVSVLSETEPYVLDIDLDFFSCKNPFKELYTQEEYAILQELYSFRRPSPNADEEELTECVDRRVRQLEDLEAVFADLLEDDGEDNIIRCANNPGMAALVQLVSSLKSRNQSPDYEMVHQAGLTCDYSELPHHISTDEEIDRLLSAVQLILKALPKPTLVTMSRSSLDEYCPAEQVDLIQNKVLAVLESLFGTLDLHKDYENTSTEAQDSQAQAS encoded by the exons ATGTTGTGCTTGTTGAGGCAGTCGGGGGATGGAGGGGGAGTGTTGTCGGCGGCCTGTGGAAGTGACCGTGTCACCGGGAATATGAGCGGCGTGCCGGTGAAGAGGCTGTACCCGGAGCTGCCGGTCTGGATTGTTGAGGATCACCACGAT GTGGTTTGTCATATCTACCGTGCCATCGCATCAAAACACCTCCCACTGCACGACATCAAGATGGTTCACCTGGACTCCCATCCTGATCTGCTCATCCCTGTCAACATGTCTGCTGACACGGTGTTTGATAAGGACGCGCTGCTCAG tgCGTTAAGTATAGAAAACTGGATAATGCCCATGGTGTATGCTGGCCATGTGTCTGGGGTGGCCTGGCTGCATCCATACTGGGCTCAGCAGATCAAAGAAGGGGAGCACAGCATGACTGTGGGGAGAGACTCATCGACCACCACCATCAG GGTGACCAGTACAGACGACTACTTCCTCAGTGATGGCCTGTACGTTcctgaggagcagctggagaactCGAAACCTCTTAGACTGAGTGTGGTCAAAGTCAATCCAGTGAAGCCAAGCCACAGAGTGCGTACAG aggaagacacagaggaggacagaagaCAGTGTGGAGGCAAGAAGCCCAGGACAGAGTGTCAAGGAACTGAGAAAGTCCAGTCAGATAGTAGTGACacactgcaaccagcagagggcagcaaggGTGACAAGACAGCTAAGGAAGAACATGCCAGCAAAGGAGCAGGCtgggaggatgatgatgatgatgatgatgatgatgatgaagatgatgaggaagGATCAGCTAATTATGCTGTAAAGAGGATAGTCTCGGTTCTCAGTGAGACAGAGCCGTACGTCTTGGACATCGATTTGGATTTCTTTTCCTGCAAGAACCCCTTCAAGGAGTTGTACACACAG GAAGAATACGCCATCCTCCAGGAGCTCTACAGCTTCAGAAGACCCAGCCCAAACGCTGATGAG gaGGAACTTACTGAGTGTGTGGACCGTCGTGTACGTCAGTTAGAGGACCTTGAGGCGGTGTTTGCTGATCTTTTGGAAGACGATGGAGAAGACAACATTATACGCTGCGCCAACAACCCCGG GATGGCAGCCCTGGTCCAACTGGTTTCCAGTTTGAAATCCAGAAACCAGTCCCCTGACTATGAAATG GTCCATCAGGCTGGGTTAACCTGTGACTACTCTGAGCTTCCTCACCACATCAGCACTGATGAGGAGATTGACAGACTACTCTCAGCTGTGCAACTCATTCTAAAGGCTCTGCCTAAACCTACACTGGTTACTATGTCCAG GTCCAGTCTGGATGAGTACTGCCCAGCAGAGCAGGTGGATCTGATCCAAAACAAAGTACTGGCTGTACTGGAGAGCCTATTTGGAACGTTGGATTTACACAAGGACTATGAGAACACCAGCACAGAGGCTCAGGACAGCCAAGCACAGGCCTcttga